One part of the Streptomyces sp. AM 2-1-1 genome encodes these proteins:
- a CDS encoding helix-turn-helix transcriptional regulator has protein sequence MTVGDDSESHGIEVHLDQLLTDRGMTLAELASRVGVTNVNLSILKNGRARAIRFTTLTRICEVLDCQPGDVLTYGGGEKERR, from the coding sequence ATGACGGTGGGAGACGACAGCGAGAGCCACGGCATCGAGGTCCATCTCGACCAGCTGCTCACCGACCGCGGCATGACCCTCGCGGAGCTCGCCTCCCGCGTCGGCGTCACCAACGTGAACCTGTCCATCCTCAAGAACGGCCGGGCCCGCGCGATCCGCTTCACCACGCTCACCCGCATCTGCGAGGTCCTCGACTGCCAGCCGGGTGACGTGCTGACGTACGGGGGAGGCGAGAAGGAGCGGCGGTAG
- a CDS encoding DUF2975 domain-containing protein, whose amino-acid sequence MFAELRGKRRAEPGDEPVVHGDHAEKRLLEPLSTVIRFVYRLFLGGLVVGGVGTLLGSEPHLMLGGPYVCAEARSDFSTDSFATLFTPQPGAEVMVRPTYCADHADGAQRLYDFLGGFPSWLLLLGMLFLLNRLVQGVSREGVFTPQAADRARLAGWWLLLGCLVGETVEAGAHAALLATLAQDHPFTAENWLDSWQPPYALILTALGILTFARVMRAGVAMREDLDGTV is encoded by the coding sequence ATGTTCGCTGAGCTGCGGGGGAAGCGGAGAGCCGAGCCGGGGGACGAGCCGGTGGTGCACGGCGACCATGCGGAGAAGAGACTGCTGGAGCCGCTCTCCACCGTGATCCGGTTCGTCTACCGGCTGTTCCTCGGGGGCCTCGTCGTGGGCGGCGTGGGAACCCTGCTCGGCTCCGAGCCGCACCTGATGCTGGGTGGCCCGTACGTGTGCGCCGAGGCCCGATCGGACTTCAGCACGGACTCTTTCGCGACCCTCTTCACCCCTCAGCCGGGGGCCGAGGTCATGGTGCGGCCGACGTACTGCGCCGACCACGCCGACGGTGCTCAGCGGTTGTACGACTTCCTCGGCGGCTTCCCGTCCTGGTTGCTGCTCCTGGGCATGCTGTTCCTGCTCAACCGCTTGGTGCAGGGGGTCTCACGCGAAGGCGTCTTCACCCCGCAGGCCGCGGACCGCGCACGCCTCGCGGGCTGGTGGCTGCTGCTCGGCTGCCTGGTCGGGGAGACGGTGGAGGCCGGCGCGCACGCCGCGCTGCTGGCGACCCTCGCCCAGGACCATCCCTTCACCGCCGAGAACTGGCTCGACAGCTGGCAGCCGCCCTACGCGCTCATCCTCACCGCCCTGGGTATCCTCACGTTCGCCCGCGTCATGCGCGCCGGGGTTGCCATGCGGGAGGACCTGGACGGGACGGTATGA
- a CDS encoding VOC family protein, which translates to MLKFTDVILDCPDPWKLAEFYAGVLGWEINTDISQEDWVNLRNDGIELSFQRVTDYQPPSWPGQDHPQQFHLDFEVDEFESEQRRVTGLGATFLKSFVDESGYGWQVYTDPAGHPFCLCRNRP; encoded by the coding sequence ATGCTGAAGTTCACCGACGTCATCCTCGACTGTCCCGACCCGTGGAAGCTCGCCGAGTTCTACGCCGGCGTACTGGGGTGGGAGATCAACACCGACATCAGCCAGGAGGACTGGGTCAACCTGCGCAACGACGGCATCGAGCTGTCGTTCCAGCGGGTGACGGACTACCAGCCGCCGAGCTGGCCGGGCCAGGACCATCCGCAGCAGTTCCACCTCGACTTCGAAGTGGACGAGTTCGAGTCCGAGCAGCGCCGGGTGACCGGGCTGGGCGCCACCTTCCTGAAGAGCTTCGTCGATGAATCCGGCTACGGCTGGCAGGTCTACACCGACCCGGCCGGGCACCCGTTCTGCCTCTGCCGCAACCGTCCGTAG
- a CDS encoding alpha/beta hydrolase: protein MEWELGEEFETPGGTMRWRRFGDGDRAGDDPVVLVHGTPYSSFLWRDIAPALARTRTVFVFDHLGFGRSEQREGQDLGLAAHARNFAALLDHWGLSSPSVVAHDIGGAVALRTLLLERREYRDLTLFDAVSGGDWERGLFRLILEHAEVFGQLPEYAHEALVAAHLRHATHAGFRPGVLDAYLAPWRGAAGQAAFYRQYSQIRQADTAPYEDLLGGISCPVRLIWGREDRILPPEYAHWLHQRVPHAELHWIEGAGHLLQEDAAGQLTAHLTAGFPSEA, encoded by the coding sequence ATGGAATGGGAACTGGGCGAGGAGTTCGAGACGCCCGGCGGCACGATGCGGTGGAGGCGCTTCGGCGACGGCGACCGCGCCGGCGACGACCCCGTCGTGCTGGTGCACGGCACTCCGTACTCCTCCTTCCTCTGGCGGGACATCGCACCGGCGCTCGCCCGCACCCGTACGGTCTTCGTCTTCGACCACCTCGGCTTCGGCCGGTCGGAGCAGCGCGAGGGCCAGGACCTCGGCCTCGCGGCCCATGCGAGGAACTTCGCCGCGCTCCTCGACCACTGGGGGCTGTCCTCCCCCAGCGTCGTCGCGCACGACATCGGTGGCGCCGTGGCCCTGCGGACACTGCTGCTGGAGCGGCGGGAGTACCGGGACCTGACCCTCTTCGACGCGGTGAGCGGCGGCGACTGGGAGCGAGGGCTCTTCCGCCTGATCCTGGAGCACGCGGAGGTGTTCGGACAGCTCCCGGAGTACGCGCACGAAGCGCTGGTCGCCGCCCACCTTCGGCACGCCACGCACGCCGGCTTCCGGCCGGGTGTTCTCGACGCGTACCTGGCACCGTGGCGGGGAGCGGCGGGGCAGGCCGCTTTCTACCGCCAGTACAGCCAGATCAGGCAGGCGGACACCGCCCCGTACGAGGATCTGCTCGGCGGCATCTCCTGCCCGGTCCGCCTCATCTGGGGGCGCGAGGACCGCATCCTTCCGCCGGAGTACGCCCACTGGCTGCACCAGCGCGTCCCGCACGCCGAACTGCACTGGATCGAGGGCGCGGGCCACCTCCTCCAGGAGGACGCGGCGGGGCAGCTCACGGCCCATCTCACTGCCGGGTTTCCGTCGGAGGCGTGA
- a CDS encoding flavoprotein translates to MTEHHEPFLYVVVCASGIADGVGSLISAAQAEGWKVGVIATPNGLGFIDQAAVEAQTGYPIRSAWRRPGSTQPLPPADAIAVAPATFNTINKWAAGISDTLALGILCEAYGLGIPVAVQPYVNAAQAAHPAYGESLHRLRAMGVLVGDHVPHQPKADGGRDAYDWTQVLDLLRPGTARRAAVPDR, encoded by the coding sequence GTGACCGAGCACCACGAACCGTTCCTCTACGTCGTCGTCTGCGCCTCCGGCATCGCCGACGGGGTGGGCTCACTGATCTCCGCCGCGCAGGCCGAGGGGTGGAAGGTCGGCGTGATCGCGACCCCGAACGGACTGGGGTTCATCGACCAGGCAGCGGTCGAGGCCCAGACCGGCTACCCGATCCGCTCCGCCTGGCGCCGCCCCGGCAGTACGCAGCCGCTCCCCCCGGCCGACGCCATCGCCGTCGCACCCGCGACCTTCAACACGATCAACAAGTGGGCCGCCGGCATCTCGGACACCCTCGCGCTCGGCATCCTCTGCGAGGCGTACGGGCTCGGTATTCCCGTGGCCGTCCAGCCGTACGTCAACGCGGCGCAGGCCGCCCACCCCGCGTACGGGGAGAGCCTGCACCGGCTCCGGGCCATGGGCGTCCTGGTCGGCGACCACGTGCCGCACCAGCCCAAGGCGGACGGCGGGCGCGACGCGTACGACTGGACCCAGGTGCTCGACCTGCTCCGTCCCGGCACGGCTCGTAGGGCAGCGGTCCCGGACCGGTAG
- a CDS encoding DUF397 domain-containing protein yields MKTETPRWFASSYSNNGGQCVEVATNLLALRHTVPVRDSKDTSGPVLGFSAASFASFVAGVKAGGLGGF; encoded by the coding sequence GTGAAGACCGAAACCCCGCGTTGGTTCGCGTCCTCCTACAGCAACAACGGTGGCCAGTGCGTGGAAGTGGCTACCAATCTCCTCGCCCTGCGTCACACGGTTCCCGTCCGGGACTCCAAGGACACGAGCGGCCCAGTGCTGGGCTTCTCCGCTGCCTCCTTCGCCTCGTTCGTGGCGGGAGTCAAGGCCGGCGGGCTCGGCGGATTCTGA
- a CDS encoding helix-turn-helix transcriptional regulator, whose product MNRKELNPEASASAAFGERLRRLRDERGWTQDELAQRAGYSGAHISAVETDRKSPTLPFAHRIDKSFGTGDLFQRMCRAVRQTALLEGFPEFVRYESQAAEIRLYEVGVVPGLLQTPEYATVLADGAVKRGMITAQQARERVSLVAERQAVFARMHPPMVLAVLDESCIRRPVGPPSVMNAQLLRLMEFADRPNTVLQVAPFDMGATRPFDLPVTVLTLQDRSLISYAESAQRGHLEREIGDVLPMLTAYHFLQAEAISQTASAAMINKLRKGLS is encoded by the coding sequence ATGAACCGAAAAGAACTGAACCCGGAGGCATCGGCATCGGCTGCCTTCGGGGAGCGCTTACGCAGGCTCCGGGACGAGCGGGGCTGGACGCAGGACGAGTTGGCTCAGCGAGCGGGCTACTCCGGGGCGCACATCTCGGCCGTCGAAACTGATCGCAAATCGCCGACTCTTCCCTTCGCGCACCGAATCGACAAGTCCTTCGGTACGGGAGACCTGTTCCAGCGGATGTGTCGGGCTGTGCGGCAGACAGCGCTCCTGGAGGGGTTCCCCGAGTTCGTCCGTTATGAGAGCCAGGCTGCGGAGATCCGGCTGTACGAGGTGGGTGTTGTGCCCGGTCTGCTTCAGACGCCGGAGTATGCAACGGTCTTGGCGGACGGTGCGGTCAAGCGGGGAATGATCACCGCCCAGCAGGCGAGGGAGCGCGTCTCCCTCGTGGCTGAGCGGCAGGCCGTTTTCGCCCGCATGCATCCGCCGATGGTGCTCGCCGTGCTGGACGAAAGCTGCATCCGACGACCGGTCGGCCCCCCGAGCGTGATGAATGCGCAACTACTGCGACTGATGGAGTTCGCGGACCGTCCGAACACCGTGCTCCAGGTGGCCCCGTTCGACATGGGCGCCACCCGCCCGTTCGACTTGCCGGTGACCGTGCTGACTCTGCAGGACAGATCTCTCATCTCGTATGCCGAGTCCGCCCAACGAGGCCATCTGGAACGGGAAATCGGCGACGTGCTGCCCATGCTGACGGCCTATCATTTTCTCCAGGCCGAAGCCATCTCGCAGACGGCGTCAGCCGCCATGATCAATAAGCTTCGAAAGGGCCTCTCGTGA
- a CDS encoding MFS transporter, producing MFLTGLAALAVVPTLPTAVRDLDGVSLFPLVAGCFVAASLLGGVLGGNWADRAGARRPLVAGMLLAVLTLLVSGASTSIWQLAVGRFLDGLAGGMVAVAVNAAIGQAYPGHLRARMLALMSACWVVPSLVGPPLAGLVAAWWSWRVVFLGLAAVTALPALAVMAALRRPPGAAAPVPAEGPAARPALLAATAVSLGAAFGQYGVSGWDPRHLLFAAGGGALLAVFASRLLPSGTWRAAHGLPASVLLRGLGSGVFFTLEAYVPLLLITTRDTPPVVTGLAFTGAALAWSGSSWMQARLLERVPRHRLVVAGTVLQAGAVVLAIVGTIPGTPVCIAASAMVVAALGMGMSAPSLTELSLGHAPAGREGYAGSAIQTTQNLGQITVLGLSAAVLNGFLGAGATEEAAYGAAFGLLLVPCALTALLAGRARSVTS from the coding sequence ATGTTCCTGACCGGGCTCGCGGCCCTGGCCGTCGTTCCCACCTTGCCCACGGCAGTGCGTGACCTGGACGGGGTGTCGCTCTTCCCGCTCGTGGCGGGGTGCTTCGTGGCCGCGAGTCTGCTCGGCGGGGTGCTGGGAGGGAACTGGGCCGACCGGGCCGGAGCGCGACGGCCGCTGGTGGCGGGGATGCTCCTCGCGGTGCTCACCTTGCTGGTCTCCGGGGCCAGTACATCGATCTGGCAGCTCGCGGTGGGCCGCTTTCTCGACGGACTGGCGGGCGGGATGGTCGCGGTGGCGGTCAACGCCGCCATCGGGCAGGCGTACCCGGGGCATCTGCGTGCGCGCATGCTGGCCCTGATGAGTGCCTGCTGGGTCGTCCCGTCCCTGGTCGGCCCCCCGCTCGCGGGACTCGTGGCGGCGTGGTGGTCCTGGCGCGTGGTGTTCCTCGGACTGGCGGCCGTCACCGCGCTGCCCGCGCTCGCGGTGATGGCCGCGCTGCGCCGGCCCCCGGGAGCGGCGGCGCCCGTCCCCGCAGAAGGCCCGGCTGCCCGTCCCGCTCTCCTGGCCGCGACGGCGGTGAGCCTGGGCGCGGCGTTCGGGCAGTACGGAGTATCGGGCTGGGACCCGCGCCATCTGCTCTTCGCGGCAGGCGGGGGCGCCCTGCTCGCGGTGTTCGCCTCCCGGCTCCTGCCGTCGGGCACCTGGCGTGCCGCGCACGGTCTGCCGGCCTCGGTGCTGCTGCGCGGTCTCGGCTCGGGCGTCTTCTTCACCCTGGAGGCGTACGTACCCCTGCTGCTGATCACCACACGGGACACGCCCCCGGTGGTCACCGGCCTCGCCTTCACCGGTGCCGCGCTCGCGTGGTCCGGATCCTCCTGGATGCAGGCACGCCTGCTGGAGCGCGTCCCGCGCCACCGCCTGGTGGTGGCCGGGACCGTTCTGCAGGCAGGGGCGGTGGTGCTCGCGATCGTCGGCACGATCCCCGGGACGCCCGTGTGCATCGCCGCATCCGCGATGGTCGTCGCGGCCCTCGGCATGGGCATGTCGGCCCCCTCGCTCACCGAACTGTCGCTGGGCCACGCCCCGGCCGGCCGGGAAGGCTACGCCGGCAGCGCGATACAGACCACGCAGAACCTCGGACAGATCACCGTGCTGGGACTCTCCGCCGCCGTACTGAACGGCTTCCTCGGCGCGGGTGCGACCGAGGAGGCCGCCTACGGTGCCGCCTTCGGTCTGCTGCTCGTACCGTGCGCCCTGACCGCGCTGCTCGCCGGGCGGGCCCGGTCCGTCACGTCGTAG
- a CDS encoding MerR family transcriptional regulator produces the protein MTADDSFGRLDDDDYPAYTMGRAAEILGTTQSFLRAIGEARLITPLRSEGGHRRYSRYQLRIAARARELVDQGTAIEAACRIVILEDQLEEARRINAEQRRSVGSAETAGAT, from the coding sequence ATGACAGCGGACGACTCGTTCGGCCGTCTCGACGACGACGACTACCCCGCCTACACGATGGGCCGGGCCGCCGAGATACTCGGCACCACCCAGAGCTTCCTCCGCGCCATCGGCGAAGCACGCCTCATCACGCCGTTGCGCTCGGAAGGCGGCCACCGCCGCTACTCCCGTTACCAGTTGCGCATCGCGGCCCGCGCCCGCGAGCTCGTCGACCAGGGGACCGCCATCGAGGCCGCCTGTCGCATCGTGATCCTCGAAGACCAGCTCGAAGAGGCCCGGCGCATCAACGCCGAGCAGCGGCGCTCCGTCGGATCGGCGGAGACGGCGGGCGCGACCTGA
- a CDS encoding PLP-dependent aminotransferase family protein, whose amino-acid sequence MTDSWATFGADLHLAPHVGGLRHGLMEALRDAVRTGRLKPGVRLPSSRALASDLGVARNTVADAYAELVAEGWLTARQGSGTRVAQRTEPGGGTPVVRRSPPARRPPTYSLVPGQPDLASFPRAAWLRASRRALTAAPDEAFGYGDPRGRPELRTAVAEYLGRARGVRADPGRVVICSGFIHGLRLVGTVLGQRGVREVAVDSYGLDFHRKALDQAGLRTPCVPIDECGAVVAALGRWSEAGAVLMTPAHQFPTGVPLHPDRRAAVVDWARATGGLIIEDDYDGEFRYDRQPVGSLQGLDPDRVVHIGTVSKSLAPGVRLGWMVAPAALVRELADAKGHSDWTTGSLEQLTLAEFIASGAYDRHVRAMRLRYRRRRDQLVAALAERAPDIRISGIAAGLHAVLELPEGTERSVISAAAFQGLALEGLSFFRHPDADRERDALVISYGSPSDSAWKGTLDALCRVLP is encoded by the coding sequence ATGACGGATTCCTGGGCCACTTTCGGAGCCGACCTGCACCTCGCACCGCACGTCGGCGGTCTTCGTCACGGGCTGATGGAGGCGTTGCGGGACGCCGTGCGCACGGGAAGGCTGAAGCCCGGCGTCCGGCTCCCCTCCTCCCGGGCACTCGCCTCGGACCTCGGGGTCGCGCGGAACACGGTGGCCGACGCGTACGCGGAGCTGGTCGCCGAGGGGTGGCTCACGGCCCGCCAGGGATCGGGCACCCGGGTGGCGCAGCGCACCGAGCCGGGTGGCGGCACCCCGGTCGTCCGCAGGTCGCCGCCGGCCCGCCGCCCGCCCACGTACAGCCTCGTCCCCGGCCAGCCCGACCTGGCCTCCTTTCCGCGCGCCGCATGGCTCCGCGCCTCGCGCCGCGCCCTCACCGCCGCCCCCGACGAGGCGTTCGGCTACGGAGACCCGCGCGGGCGCCCCGAGCTGCGCACCGCCGTCGCGGAGTACCTCGGCCGGGCGCGCGGGGTCCGCGCCGACCCCGGACGGGTGGTGATCTGCTCGGGCTTCATCCACGGACTGCGCCTGGTGGGTACGGTGTTGGGGCAACGAGGGGTGCGTGAGGTCGCCGTCGACTCGTACGGACTCGACTTCCACCGCAAGGCGCTGGACCAGGCCGGACTGCGCACCCCCTGCGTACCGATCGACGAGTGCGGCGCGGTGGTGGCCGCGCTGGGACGGTGGAGCGAGGCGGGGGCCGTGCTCATGACGCCCGCGCACCAGTTCCCGACCGGAGTCCCGCTCCACCCGGACCGCCGGGCGGCGGTCGTCGACTGGGCGCGCGCCACGGGCGGGCTGATCATCGAGGACGACTACGACGGTGAGTTCCGGTACGACCGTCAGCCGGTCGGCAGTCTCCAGGGACTCGACCCCGACCGGGTCGTCCACATCGGCACGGTGAGCAAGTCCCTCGCCCCGGGTGTCCGGTTGGGCTGGATGGTGGCGCCCGCCGCCCTGGTGCGGGAGCTGGCCGACGCCAAGGGCCACTCCGACTGGACGACGGGTTCCCTGGAGCAGCTCACCCTCGCCGAGTTCATCGCCTCGGGCGCGTACGACCGCCATGTGCGGGCGATGCGGCTGCGCTACCGGCGCCGGCGGGACCAGCTCGTCGCCGCCCTCGCCGAACGGGCCCCGGACATCAGGATCAGCGGCATCGCGGCCGGACTGCACGCCGTCCTCGAACTCCCCGAGGGCACCGAACGCTCGGTGATCTCGGCCGCCGCCTTCCAGGGGCTGGCGCTGGAAGGCCTCTCCTTCTTCCGCCACCCGGACGCAGACCGGGAGCGGGACGCGCTGGTCATCAGTTACGGATCCCCGTCGGACAGCGCCTGGAAGGGAACCCTGGACGCGCTGTGCCGGGTGCTGCCGTGA
- a CDS encoding carboxymuconolactone decarboxylase family protein has product MTTRNHTHAPSEYAPEHTPRINWAELAPDVYKAMVRLDAAARKGLDPVIGELVKIRSSQLNHCAFCLDMHTKDALAQGETVQRIVQLSAWEESRHFYTEREIAAIELTEAITVLTDGFVPNEVWEKAAEHFDGTELAHLVAAINVINGWNRFAVSTRMVPGHYTPGAH; this is encoded by the coding sequence ATGACGACACGGAACCACACCCACGCCCCGTCCGAGTACGCCCCCGAGCACACCCCCCGCATCAACTGGGCGGAGCTCGCCCCCGACGTCTACAAGGCCATGGTCCGGCTGGACGCGGCTGCCCGTAAGGGGCTCGACCCGGTCATCGGCGAGCTGGTGAAGATCCGCTCCTCGCAGCTCAACCACTGCGCCTTCTGCCTCGACATGCACACCAAGGACGCCCTCGCCCAGGGTGAGACCGTCCAGCGGATCGTGCAGCTCAGCGCGTGGGAGGAGTCACGGCACTTCTACACGGAGAGGGAGATCGCGGCGATCGAGCTGACCGAGGCCATCACCGTCCTCACCGACGGGTTCGTGCCCAACGAGGTGTGGGAGAAGGCCGCCGAGCACTTCGACGGGACGGAGCTCGCCCACCTGGTCGCCGCGATCAACGTGATCAACGGCTGGAACCGCTTCGCCGTGAGCACCCGCATGGTCCCGGGCCACTACACCCCGGGCGCGCACTGA
- a CDS encoding helix-turn-helix transcriptional regulator: MLWRVEAAPGDMRILPDGVMDLMWSEDRFLFAGADTTAMISSSKNGGVTWGLKLAPGMAYALLGVPARELADQRFDLSDLVAVPAPVIDTALADPAAALEHLFVTLRERAAPERSALRRAASLDRAARAGLSVSDIADLHGLPERTLRRVCDKVFGYGPKTLASIHRLQYVLRLARSGTPLGEASAMAGYVDQSHLNRHARRLAGVTPGELVA, encoded by the coding sequence ATGTTGTGGCGGGTCGAGGCCGCTCCCGGTGACATGCGTATCCTGCCCGACGGAGTCATGGACCTGATGTGGTCCGAAGACCGGTTCCTGTTCGCCGGTGCCGACACCACCGCGATGATCTCCTCATCGAAGAACGGTGGGGTGACCTGGGGCCTGAAGCTGGCGCCGGGCATGGCCTACGCGTTGCTGGGTGTACCCGCGCGCGAGCTGGCCGACCAGCGCTTCGATCTGAGCGATCTGGTCGCGGTGCCGGCACCGGTCATCGATACCGCCCTCGCCGATCCGGCCGCCGCGCTGGAGCACCTGTTCGTCACGCTCCGGGAGCGGGCCGCACCCGAACGTTCTGCCCTGCGTCGTGCGGCGTCGTTGGATCGCGCCGCGAGAGCCGGCCTGAGCGTGTCCGACATCGCGGACCTGCACGGTCTCCCGGAACGAACTCTGCGTCGCGTCTGCGACAAGGTGTTCGGGTACGGCCCGAAGACGCTCGCGTCGATCCACCGTCTCCAGTACGTACTTCGTCTCGCCCGGTCCGGTACACCGCTCGGCGAGGCATCCGCGATGGCCGGTTACGTCGATCAGTCCCATCTGAACCGCCACGCTCGGCGTCTAGCCGGAGTGACGCCTGGTGAACTCGTGGCCTGA
- a CDS encoding serine/arginine repetitive matrix protein 2: MTGGGAPRWNDEAQRWETGDHTPRAAPPPLPDSPPVAPSPAVRMRYPSPPPGPPQPPGPPRAEDGPPHSGYVYGPDGRGGFTDGLPGGFVGGFVGEVESGDGGGATEEGVGTRWQRFTPLTAGLAVGVLAACTAALWFTLAQDPAPNPAARGTSASGSALTVETSGGEGTGGESPAEPTGEGPAPTDEETPASAAPGYTAVDDPSGFTVVVPEEWQDRTDDDHGVYYTSADGTALLQIWRVTGVTTALDAVHAASDSRSASPGFQEISVESVDTPDGSDAAELVYAYDHEATGTRRKVVDRVFTASDGGLYALLVAAPDTQWPLHEEILDEAVAGFDPYGAGL, from the coding sequence ATGACCGGGGGCGGCGCACCGCGCTGGAACGACGAGGCACAGAGGTGGGAGACCGGGGACCACACCCCCCGGGCCGCCCCGCCACCCCTGCCGGACTCCCCACCGGTGGCACCGAGTCCGGCGGTACGGATGCGGTACCCGTCCCCACCGCCGGGCCCGCCGCAGCCGCCCGGACCCCCGCGGGCGGAGGACGGCCCGCCGCATTCCGGGTACGTCTACGGGCCGGACGGGCGGGGCGGCTTCACCGACGGCCTCCCCGGCGGGTTCGTCGGCGGGTTCGTGGGCGAGGTCGAATCCGGGGACGGCGGCGGGGCCACCGAGGAGGGCGTCGGCACCCGGTGGCAGCGGTTCACCCCGCTGACCGCCGGGCTCGCGGTCGGCGTGCTCGCCGCCTGCACGGCCGCCCTCTGGTTCACGCTCGCCCAGGACCCCGCCCCGAACCCCGCGGCGCGGGGAACGTCGGCCTCCGGCTCCGCCCTCACGGTGGAGACGTCCGGAGGGGAGGGCACCGGCGGGGAGTCCCCCGCCGAACCGACCGGTGAGGGCCCGGCCCCCACCGACGAGGAGACCCCGGCGTCGGCCGCCCCCGGGTACACGGCCGTGGACGACCCGAGCGGTTTCACCGTCGTCGTGCCCGAGGAGTGGCAGGACCGCACCGACGACGACCACGGCGTCTACTACACGTCGGCGGACGGCACCGCACTGCTCCAGATCTGGCGGGTCACCGGGGTCACCACCGCCCTGGACGCGGTCCACGCCGCCTCCGACAGCCGCAGCGCCAGCCCGGGTTTCCAGGAGATCAGCGTCGAGTCGGTGGACACCCCGGACGGCAGCGACGCCGCCGAACTGGTCTACGCCTACGACCACGAGGCGACCGGCACCCGCCGCAAGGTGGTCGACCGGGTCTTCACCGCGTCGGACGGCGGGCTCTACGCCCTCCTGGTCGCCGCCCCCGACACGCAGTGGCCGCTCCACGAGGAGATCCTCGACGAGGCGGTGGCCGGTTTCGACCCGTACGGAGCGGGCCTCTGA